The Rosa chinensis cultivar Old Blush chromosome 7, RchiOBHm-V2, whole genome shotgun sequence DNA segment TATCACACTGGGGTGCACCATTGGCCCATTAACATTCAAGAATCGTAACAGCAGGTAATAAATTTCAGCTACTAACAATAACACTTCAACAAATATCACCAAAAAAGATAAACATTCCGACTCGATCAGAAAATCAAAGCTTTCCCAAAACGTACCTGGTACCCTCCTCATTCAAGTGATCAGCTAAAGACACGTACTGCGACGAGTCGTCTCTGGACCTGGGGCTCGAATTCCCGGCGCTCCCAATCCCTCCGTCACCGGAATTCATCCCGGGAAACCGCCGGTTCTGGCGCCGCCGGAACTCGACACAAACGCAAACCATATGCAGCACGCATTGCAGAGCGTAGCCCACAATCCAAAGCCTCAACGGCATATCCGGCGACTCTAACCGGCTGAGCACCAGAACCGTCGCCGCCACGACGACGAAAGCGAAGTTCCAGATGATGTCCAAAACGACGACGGGTTTGGAGTAGGCCCAATCGCTCTGGCGCTCCTCCAATTGCTCCGCGGCGGTCTCGCGCACCAGCATCGACGGCTCGCGCATCAGCCGCCGGCTGCTGGCCTGGCGGAGGAACCGCGCGGCCTGGCGGAGGCTCTGCCGGCGCACTAACTGGCGGCCCGAGTTGCTCTCGTCGGACGACCCGCCCGAATTTCGGAGCAACGGCGTCGTATCGACGATGTCCTCGGCGGATCGGTTGGGTGAAGAAGAAGCCATTTCCGTGAAATCGGATTTTTGAGCCGGTTGCGTGTGAATAGCGCTAATTGAATTTGACCCTAGCTTGGTGAGCTGAATTGGGTCAGCCCATGGGGGGATCGCGAAACGGTGCGTTTTGGGGAGATCGAATAGGCGGAGGTTTTGTGGCGGTCACGAAATGGATGATTGCGAGGGGGGTTGGATAGGACAACGGCGACGATAAAGATGGTGTCGTTCGGATAGAGAgagattctttttttcttccttttttgcgTTTGACCATAGAAAGTTAGGCACGGTTCGTTTGGTAATTACAATTGTAACTGCTGACAACTTTGATCATCATTGTGGCGCACTCTGAGTTATGGAATTACCTTGATTTTTTGAGAGGTAACCGATTAGCGGGACGGTTGTGATTTGACTAGCTTCGCCTGAAAATAAAGATAAATTCGGAACATCAAAAACAAATCGTAATCCAAGATTCCATGCCCAATGAATACAATTATTAGTAAAGTCAATTTTGTTGTGGATTCTATGTTCATGATAGTACATAGTTTGGTTCCACAAAACAGTCTATAATTTTGTATTGATAAGAATCTGCTTTCAAAGCATCTCTCTGTTTGCATAGTTTTGTtactttatatataaaaaaattaacgtaaataaaaatttattattaattccatcaaacaaacaattagttatgaaaatattaattattagtcaagttgttttttttttttttttttgtccgatACAGTTGGATGATTTTGTGCAGGAATCATTGCTTAATTAGAGTTCAAATCATACACACATgtccatatgtatatatactacACTAAATATGTTATTATTTTGGCAATAGCCAAATGATCGACTACTTTAATGTAAATACCGAAAACACAGGGGTTTTAAAACAAATACGTCACAGAACTACACCACCAAAACATAAATACGACCTTCTCCAGGCCCTTCCGCATAAACCATTTTCCCTCCAAATCGAAGCGGGAGCGGCAAAGAGGGGCCCGTTCGCGCGAGGGTTTCGTCACTTCCAGAATTACAGTCCCTCTGTTCCTTTCCAGCCTTGCGATCTCGATTTTTGCTGATACCCAGCAGCAAACGACATCAGCAATGTCGTCGTCTTCTTCGTCTTCCGCGTCGGCCTACGACATGCCATGGGTGGAGAAGTACAGGCCGAACAAGGTCGGCGACATCGTCGGCAACGAAGACGCCGTGTCGAGGCTCCAGGTCATCGCTCGCGACGGCAACATGCCCAATCTCATCTTAGCCGTAAGTGACTCTATCACGAACCCAGCTCCGTCAATTtcactaaaccctaaaccctaaaccctacagGGTTATTGAATTCTTAACCCCATTATGTGGATTTGGTATCCCAATCTTGGTGTTGTGGTGTGTGTGTATTCACTCATTTCTTCTCTATTACTAAGCCGTAATAATCCTTTTGTTTGGAGATTGAGTATCAGAATTTGGGCTCAGTTTGTTTTTGAATATGCCTAGATGAAGGAatttactctcttttttttttttttgcgttgTTAAAAACTGTAGTATTGAAGTTAAAATTCATTGGAAATGTGACAGAAGATTGATCAAAGACTGCGCATTGTGTTAGAATGTTCTACGAGTATTGATGGGATTGAAAATTGGGGAaaaattttgttgtttgtttcgGAACCGGGCAATCTGGTGGAATTTCAATGCTGCTTTATTAGAACTGCGATCAATTTAATGACTTTTTAGGAATGGAAGTGTATCGTACGCAAGAAGCAAACACGGCTTGATTTTAAAAGTTTTGGTCCACGGAAGATTTGGGATTTCATAAAGATTGCTTAGAAGATAGATTATAGTGTAAAAGATATGGTTTTGTGGATATCTTGTTTGGGTAGATGAAGAATGAAAACATGCCTCAATTTGGGTACTATTACATTCAGTTAGAGATGGTGTTTTGTGTTTGAGATACAGACCCTTAGGCAAGGGAGAATAACCTAAGAAAGGAACAAATGGATTATAGATGCACATTTCAATGGGAATTTATGATTGTTATTGGCTTATGATGCTAGAGTGCTACTGATCATTGTCTACTGTTTTCAGGGTCCTCCTGGAACTGGTAAGACCACTAGTATACTTGCTCTTGCACATGAGCTTTTGGGACCAAATTATAGGGAGGGTGTTTTAGAGCTGAATGCATCTGATGACAGGTGAATTTATGGTCCTGATGGAATTTAATCTTTAAACTTTTTTGTATTCATCATGAAGTAATTATTTTTGCTTTCTTGTTTAGGGGAATAGATGTGGTGAGGAACAAGATTAAAATGTTTGCTCAAAAGAAAGTAACACTTCCTCCTGGGCGCCATAAAATTGTCATCTTGGATGAAGCTGACAGGTAAGTGCTTATGATATTGTCCCATGAGGTTAATGTGCAGACTTCAAGCTGCCCTTATCCATCTGTCTGTTATAAACTTAACTGTGTGGTAGTTTAGGCTGTTCTTTCTTCGGTAtatctgttcatttttcagtatGATTTTCTTCATCACTGAACAGTTGTAGCCTAGTGTCTATCTATATTATTTCTTGCTACAGTTTTCCTAGTTGCATTGCCTTTTTGACGTATTTGGGGTTGGGGGATGGAAATTCTCTGGCTGTGTATTATACAAAATTCAGCATGACATCTGGAGCGCAACAAGCTTTGAGGCGGACAATGGAAATATATTCAAATTCCACGCGGTTCGCTCTTGCATGCAATACTTCCTCCAAAATCATTGAGCCTATTCAGAGTAGATGTGCCCTAGTCCGATTTTCTAGATTATCCGATCAGGAGATACTTGGTCGTCTAATGGTTGTGGTCCAAGCTGAAAAGGTAAATAAATTTTTTGGGTTGTATTGTCTGAATTCTGCATACTTTTATTTATTAGCTTTACTGAAATTATACTCTGATATATTGGTATACCGCTGAGTTTATTGGACACAATAAATTCTTATTTGTCTGTCAAAGCTGAGTTGTGATACTGCTTGATCTTTCTGAACTATTTGTGGAggcctttttattttttattttttcatatgACTGCTGCTGTTAGAGTTGGAAACACTGACCTAGTAACTACTTTTGTTCAGTATAACTTTTATTCAAATGCTCAATAGATTGGTGCTCATGTGTAATGTCTTTATCTTTCATCTTTATGTGTATCACATAACCAACACAACATGGTAACATGTCTTGTTGCCTGCTTTTAACATTTCATGCCAAAAGAATGGAAGAAAGAACCTTATGACTTTAGTTTTCTGTTGGTGCTAAAATGTGAATTTGTAGGTTGACATTTGAATTGACCTCTTAGTTGATGCCATAGGAACCACTGATTCTGAATATATACAACACCTGGTGGTTCCACCTACTTTTTATAACATACACGAACTTTGATGAGCCTCACTTTAATGCGAGCCTTGCACCGAGTTGTTAGTTCTAAAAATAGACCTACAAGTGATCAAAACTTACTAGGCAGGTTCTTCACTGATTTACCATTGCCTGTTAACATacatgattttattttattttcattttttggttTACTTATTGATTATGTTTGCCATAAATGAAGGTTCCCTATGTTCCAGAAGGTCTGGAAGCCATCATTTTTACTGCTGATGGTGATATGAGGCAGGCATTGAATAACTTGCAAGCTACAAACAGTGGATTCCGGTTTGTCAACCAAGAAAATGTTTTCAAGGTACTTCTATGAAGTACCTTATTTTTTCTATTGGTTGAAATTTGAAAGTTACCTTTCATGTGTTTTTTCCATGTTCTTTGGTAATTTAAAAgatgtttttctgttttctagGTCTGTGACCAGCCTCATCCATTGCATGTAAAGAATATGGTTCGTAACATTCTTGAAGGAAAATTTGACGACGCTTGTTCGGGTCTCAAGCAGCTCTATGATTTGGGCTATTCACCCACTGACATAATCACAACTTTTTTCCGTATCATTAAAAATTATGATATGGCTGAGTATTTGAAACTGGAATTCATGAAGGTATGTAGAATCTCCAGATTTTTCCCATCTTTCTCTGTGAGATGTTGTTTGCTGCAAGTCCTTTACTCTGTGTGAGTTTACAGGAAACTGGGTTTGCTCACATGAGAATCTGCGATGGAGTTGGCTCATATCTTCAGCTGTGTGGTCTTCTGGCTAAGCTTTCCCTAGTTCGTGACACAGCCAAAGCGACATAAGAAATATTAACTACTAGAATCTGCCTAGTCCTGATGGTTGCGAACATTTGATGGTTCTGTTATTTAGGTAGTTTAGAAATGCTTTGTATTCTCATGAGAACTTGATCGTTTATGCTGTTACTGAATGGAAATTTTACTTGGACAAGTAATGGAAATCAGAAAATGATTTctagttcttttttttataacttttatGTAAGTTATTATCTCTTGTATATGAACCATTATCAGGCCTCCAAAATCGTAAGTTAAATTCAAAAAAGGTATTGGAAATTCTAGTGTACACATGTCATCAATTATAATAAGCAAATACCAACCCTACAATAAGCTTTGATTACCTTCTAATAATAgcctctcttttcttttatctcAATAACAGAGGCGTCAATATGGATACCCACTTCTCAGATCATCACACTATTAGGTTATCAAAATTCATATTGGGAACACAATAACACCCTGAATCAATTCATACTCAGAGAGATCTCTACATTCTGAAACGAATATAGAGTAATAATATCAAGCAGATGACGGAAAAATGATAATCATAGACCTAGTGCATCATCTTGACGAGTGCGAACTTTAGGGTGATTGAAGCAATTGACCAACAACGTGTACTAATCGAGCTCTTTCATCAGCGACATGTTGATCGAGCTCAGGCCATCGCCCACTAGAGTATTCAACCCTGGAGCTGAAAGAGAAAGAATGGAGAGAAATTTGGTTGGATTTAGAGAAATCAATGATAGAGATGGAGAAACTGAGTTCATTGAAACTGAAGTTAGCACTACTAGCTTTACCTCATATTAGGAAAAGGATTCGGACACCACATACAATTAGGAAAAATATTCGGACACCACGTATTCAAACTCCAGTACTCATATATCAATTTACAGTTTACAGTTGAATATAATCGTAAATAATACTCGTCGTGCCTATTGTTGCTTCTCCTAAATCCTCGTTTAGATGTCGCATAATACCCTAGACTCTGTAAGTATTGTCCACCTCTTTATTTGTAAGCCTCGGGAGATTATAAGACCATTGAACCAtcttaatttgtttttcttttcttttcacttgTACAGGATGTAGACTTATAGTGACGCACGATATGAGTATGGCAAACTCCAATGATGAAACATGGCCACCATGGTGTCATATTTGTTTCAGATCCAAGGTTTGTCAGAAGACAATTTATTTTATTAGCTCCATTCCTCCTTAGaacacttcttttttcttccaattATGTATAAAGAAAATATGGGACTTCTATTCTAAGCACTTAATTAACTGAGTAGTTGAAACTTTGTCTTTGGTTGCCAACATGTATATAGGAAGCTGGAGAAACTGGATTTTTGAACCTTGGTGATGGCCGGCAACTTTGCTCAGATTGCTCTTCAATAGCAGTCATGACTCGAGAGGAATGCAatttcataatccaaaatgTATTTGAATTCTTTAGAAGCTTCAATCTTCAAGTGAATGAAAACATTCCTATTTTATTCATCGACAACCTTCAGATGGGAAAATTATGCAGGAAATTCTACGGTACTGAACTCTAGAATTCTCATACTCTTGTGCATGATCCATCGCTTTAGTCTATGCACAGGAAAAGAGTTTAATTGCTTACAGCTTGGAATATTACTGCAAAAAATCAGTAGCTAATTAACTCAAAACTGTTTGTTCATCtaaattgtttgaaaagaaTCATAGCTTGAGCTATAAGAATGAATAAGGATGCATCAATCCATCATTTGATTCATCAAATTACTAAACAGTTAATGAATGATTTGACTGATCTTTACCCTGAAAATTTATGTTTAACTTTCATAACACAAATGGTTTCCATTTTTTATTCGAAAATTTCTTAATTACATGTTTAGTTTTCTAACTTTTGGTTTTGTCATTGTAAAGGTCCAAATGGAGCCATGGAGGTGGTGCACAAGGTTTGTACTTTCCAAGTATATCAGCTTGGATTCCAGAACTATCAACTTACAGTTTACCAGTTAAAATATGGTTTATTCTAACCGGGTGGATTCCAAAGAAGTTTCCTCTATGCGTGATTCAAACAGTAAGAGTTTTTTGTTAATTACTTTTCCTATGTATCTAGCTGATTTTGTATATTTGATCTAATGGAGGCTGGAATCTAAAACGATACGGACCGTTGATTCTGTATTGCATAACGGGTCACACATGCAATCTCTTAAATTTAACAAAAGAATGATGTCCGTACAcctaattataaatatcatgCCAAGTTATATATGTCAAGTAAAATGGTATATATAACAAGTGCTTGTTTTGTTAACAGACAGTAGAGTATCCGAGATGTGAAGGAAATATTGAAAAAGCTGTGAAGCTCTTGTTAGGAGACGCAATCGTACTTTTGTTTGGAAAACCGGAGTATGTATATAAATAATACTGATTTGAAACATGTTATTCATAAATACATGGAATTATATACAATATGGTTTACTTGTTCTTTACATCATATTCCTCATCAGTTCATTTGTATTTCATCATTTGCGTATACCTAAATCTAAAGTACTTGTTTTCTGTATTTGCATACAGTGTGGAAATGAGAGGACTTTTGGCACATGAGATGATGCATGCATGGTTGTACCTTCAAGGAGGTTTGATGATatcttctgttttttatttgaaTCTGAGTTTTGCTGAAAAGGTCCGGTTTGCACTTATTGATTATATATGCTACTGATGGTTCATGAATGTGTTTCTTTATAGGTAGGCCATGGAAATGGGAAAGAAGCGTTGAAGAAGGTATTTGCCAAGTAATGTATTATAAATGGTTGCAATGGTTTTCTTCTAGAGGTTTTAACTCTTCGCACAAAACCGATGAGCAATTAAGTTCACCATACCAGAAAGTTGAAAGAGATCTTGTCACAGAAGACTGAATGGCGGGAAGACGAAGTTTATGTCAAGGATTTAGAACTGCTATGCGTGCCATTGAAACATTTGGGTTCAAATTAAACTACGCTGGATCATGCCGTTAAAGATGGAACTCTGCTGGTGGTTCCACCGGTAGTGATGAGGAATAAAACCACCGCCGCCTCCACTGAGTCAATGAGGAAGAAGACCACTTCAGCTCCAATAACTGAGTTGTTATGGAAGGCGACTAGCAGCACAACTAAATCATTATggaagggcggaaggccactgCTGCAACAATTACCAACTTATTATGGAAGGTCACCATCACCTGCGAAACACCGCGATTTGTTACTATGGAAGgccaccgccaccaccaccaccactatcATCAGGGACAAAGCCATAACAACAATTGCATGCTCCCATGTCCGCATCTCCTACCCTCCTTGTATTTATTGGTATATTGATTGAACACAAGTGAGGAACTATAATAATCTAGTCTATAATGTCAGTAATTGAACGTTAATAGAGGGAAGTAGTTTAGGGTCTTCCATTTAGTTTGGTAATTCTTTCCGGAAACTGAAATGCCTAGAAAGTCATTGCACTCAAAACTGCCATGAGGAAGACTGAATCAACGCAGCCTATTTACTGTCGTCGCTCCTTTTTATCACTATGTAAACGACATAAGAAAAACCTGAGATGTAGGATTTGTATTTAAAAATCCGTACCTTTAATGTTGGTATTGCTCAAGTCAACAAACTTCATAGAAGGCATCATGCTAATGTAAGATATGGTAACATCATCCACGTACTGATGTATGAGATCTAGACAAAACCCTCAAGATTAGGTACATGCCCTGTTAAAATTCCAACTCCTGCATGCAGAGCTTACTTTGGTGTTGTTAAGATTTAGATATTTCAAATTCACTCCAATACATGCAATAAGTTCAAGCGAATCATCACCGATCACAGTCCAGCTGAGTTCCAAGTGTTCCGGAGCATTTAGATGAGATAAGAAGCTGAAGTCTTGAATTGTAGACTTGGACAGATCCAAAAAGGTTCAAGGTGTTGTTTCTATATAATGGAAATCAGCAACGTCTTCTCCAAATGTACAGAAACAATAAGCTTGACTAAAGGAGCCTTACCATTATCTCCTTCAAGTAGATTTATGGTACGGTTACTCATGTTTAAGCATTTAAGGGTTAACCAATTTGGTAACTTCGTGACCTGGTCCAAAAATTTCCTATACTCATCGTCTTTGCATGaataaaattgaattaaaaattagaaatctaaaaagaaatttcattttaagccaaaaatttccttttgtccaaaaaaaagagaagctAATAATGTTCTATCCAAAAAAACAAACCTAACAATTTCCTTGGGAcctcagaagaaagaaaaggttcccaaaaaaaaaaaagagagagaagaagaagaaagaaaaggattggGCCGAGAGCGGGGGAGACCACAAAGCCCAAGCAATCCATTTGCCTGTCAAAACGACGTCACATTACGTTGTGCGATAAATTGGTAACCCGAGGCCTTAGGGTTTGGACTTTGGACAGATCGAGGATTTATAGAGAGCACTAGTAGCGGCGGCAgcagatttagggttttgagagcagaaagcagcagcagcagcagcagcagccatGGTTCTCAAGACTGAGCTTTGCCGCTTCAGTGGCGCCAAGATCTACCCTGGTAGAGGCATCAGATTCATCCGCTCCGATTCTCAGGTTAAAACTTCACCTCTCCTTAATCGATTCCTATACTCATCGTCTTCACCGCTAATAATCCTGGACTTTGTGGCTTGGTTTAGGTTTTCCTGTTCGTGAATtccaagtgcaagaggtacttCCACAACCGCCTCAAGCCGTCCAAGATCACATGGACTGCCATGTTCAGGAAGCAGCACAAGAAGGTACTATTCAATCTTTGCCTTTGCTTATGGTCTTGAAGTTGTTTTGATTTCTTTCGATTCGATTGATTTGATGTGATGATGAGTTTTGATGCTGTGTGACCACTACTATAGGACTCTGCTCAAGAATCTGTGAAGAAGAAGCGCCGTGCCACCAAGAAGCCTTACTCAAGGTCCATTGTTGGTGCCACTTTGGAGGTCATCCAGAAGAGGAGGACCGAGAAGCCTGAGGTCCGTGACGCTGCTCGCGAGGCCGCTCTCCGGTATGCAATGCTATTGTGCTTTGCTTCATTTGATGAACTTCATAGATTTGATTCTAGGTGTTTTTCGACGTAGTTATTTGTAGCTGATGTTATGTATTACTTGCGTTGTATGTGTGCTTTGTTCGATCAAGCTGTTTGAGTAAGTTTTTAGTTGTCTGTAACAGTGAATATGTTGCTCATATCATTGCaatacatatatttatttagTATATGGTTAAATATATGTTATGCTGATATTAATTTGATCAACTTGATAAGTTTAAAGTTGTGTCGAACATGAATCCGTAGTTCATGTAATGTGATACTTCGAATGTGTATATGTTATGCTGTGCTTTATTTGATCAGATTAGTAATTTGGGGTGTGTTCGACATCGTATTTGAATTGGTGGTTCATATGTTGCAAGATTTGTATTGTATTTCTGATGCTCATGTGTGTATTTTCAGTGAGATTaaggagagaatcaagaagACCAAGGATGAGAAGAAGGCAAAGAAAGCAGAAATCACAGCCAAGTCAAGCAAGCCTACCAAGGGTAGTCTGTCCAAGGCTGCAGCCCCCAAGGGCCCCAAGCTTGGTGGTGGAGGTGGAAAGCGATGAATGTTCGTCTTCCTATGTAAACCGTTTATTTACGCTAGTTGCAGTTTTACTTAGACAATTGATCCCTTTCTGGTCTGAGTTTTGTTCTATGATTGGCCTTGTTGACCAGTTTAATATTTGCATGTTTATGGTGGATTTCCAATTGCATCAGTAAAAGATTATCTTTTTATTCCAATGCCCACCATCACTGAATACTTGCATttcttcctttggttggaatttaATTTTCAAAGTCTTTGATAATCTTGAGATGTGAAATGAGTTACCATTGCAAAAAATTGGTACAGGTTTTGTTTGGACTGAAGTAATCTGAATCTAGTTTTGGGATTGTTTGTGACTATAGGCTTGGTTTCTCTGTTTGTGTGGAGGACAGAGGTGACTTGTTTGGTTGTGTCCTTTGAGATTAGCTGATGTTTTCGACAAAACCTAAAGAGGGAAGCAAGGGGTCTTCTTTCTGGCTAGTGCTTTTGGATCTTCA contains these protein-coding regions:
- the LOC112176132 gene encoding replication factor C subunit 2, which encodes MSSSSSSSASAYDMPWVEKYRPNKVGDIVGNEDAVSRLQVIARDGNMPNLILAGPPGTGKTTSILALAHELLGPNYREGVLELNASDDRGIDVVRNKIKMFAQKKVTLPPGRHKIVILDEADSMTSGAQQALRRTMEIYSNSTRFALACNTSSKIIEPIQSRCALVRFSRLSDQEILGRLMVVVQAEKVPYVPEGLEAIIFTADGDMRQALNNLQATNSGFRFVNQENVFKVCDQPHPLHVKNMVRNILEGKFDDACSGLKQLYDLGYSPTDIITTFFRIIKNYDMAEYLKLEFMKETGFAHMRICDGVGSYLQLCGLLAKLSLVRDTAKAT
- the LOC112180900 gene encoding 60S ribosomal protein L24, which produces MVLKTELCRFSGAKIYPGRGIRFIRSDSQVFLFVNSKCKRYFHNRLKPSKITWTAMFRKQHKKDSAQESVKKKRRATKKPYSRSIVGATLEVIQKRRTEKPEVRDAAREAALREIKERIKKTKDEKKAKKAEITAKSSKPTKGSLSKAAAPKGPKLGGGGGKR